CGGCGCCTTATCTTCACGATGGCGGCGTCGCGGTCGGAGCCAACGATGAGCTCGGCGTCTCCGGCACGCTGCTGCGCGGTGTTGCGGTGAGTCCCGAGAAAAGCCTGATCGCGTTCGTCGATCGCAACCTGCGCGAGCTCGTCGTCGCGGCCAACGATGGGTCCGCATCGCTGCGCAGGGTACACGTGCGCGGCAGCGGTCATCCGTTCTGGGCTGACACGCAGGCGGGTTTCTCGGCCGACGACCAGCGTGCACTCGTCCACTATCTGCTGACCGCGGGTCAGCCCGAGCAGGATGAGGACGAGATCACCGACAGTCCTGGCTCCGAGGTCATGGCTCTTGCGTGGGTCTCCGACGACGACAGGCCGCAGCAACGTTCTGCCATCCGATCCCGACATTCGGTCGTGCCGGGATCACGGAAGTGACAACTTCGGCATTGACTGGTCACCCGAAGCAGCAGAGATTTTTGTTGCGTTCTCAGTACGCTGCTTGTTGGGCCGGTCGGGGTCCATATAACATCACCAAGGTTACCCCGACTGCGCCCCGTCCTCTGTCTGCGAGGTAGAAATGTATGGATGAACGAACGCGACACCCAATCGAGTCCGGCGAGGTCGCGGCGGCGCGTCTGGCCGCGATCGTCGATTCGTCGGACGATGCGATCGTCGCCAAGACCCTCGAGGGCATCATCACGTCGTGGAACCGGTCCGCCGAGAGGATGTTCGGCTATACGGCGGACGAGGCCATCGGCCAGCACATCAGCCTGATCATCCCGAAGGATCGCCGAGGCGAAGAAGTCCAGGTCATCAACCGCATCAAGAACGGCGAGAAGGTCGACCATTTCGAGACCGTGCGGCAGGCCAAGGACGGCAGCCTTCTCGACATTTCGCTCAGCGTTTCGCCGGTCCTCGATCCGACCGGCAAGATCGTCGGAGTCTCCAAGGTCGCCCGCGACATCACCGACCGCCGCAGGATCGAGCGCGAGCGCGTGCAGCTTCTCGAACAGGTCCAGGCCGACAACAAGGCGAAAGACGAATTCCTCGCGCTGCTCGGACACGAGCTTCGCAATCCGCTTGCGGCCATTGCGAGCGCCGGCCAGCTGCTCGCGATCGCCCGCAACCTCGAAGACATCGCGCGGCCGCAGATCGTGATCGCCCGCCAGGTCGCGCATCTTGCGCGCCTGGTCGACGACCTGCTCGACGTTGCCCGCGTGCGCGCCGGAAAGATCACGCTCGACCGCAAGCCGGTCGTGCTGTCGGACGCCGTCGAGCACGCGCTCGACGTGCTGCGCTCCGGAATGCGCCCGGCCTGGCACGTGATCGAGGTCGACTGCGGCGACGTCACCGTCGATGCCGATCCGGTGCGGCTCGAACAGATCATCCTCAACCTGCTGACCAACGCGGTGAAGTACACGCCGGCCGGCCGCCGTATCCGCGTGAGCGCACGCGCGGCGAACGGGCAGGGCGAGCTTCGCGTGCAGGACGAAGGTGTCGGGATTGCGCCGTCGTCGCTGCCGAGGATCTTCGGGTTGTTCGTGCAGGGCGAATGGACGGTCGATCGCGCCGAAGGCGGCCTCGGAATCGGCCTTACGCTCGTGCGTACGCTGACCGAGCTGCACGGCGGTACGGTCGAAGCGTTCAGCGAAGGACCGGGCCGCGGAAGTCTCTTCACCGTGCGGCTCCCGCTGGCTACGCAGGCGGAGCAGGCAAAGACCGCCCCGCCGGAACCGGGTTCGAGCCGTCGCATCCTGATCGTCGAGGACAACGCCGATGCGCGCGAGATGCTGCGCGTGCTGCTCGAGCGGCAGGGCCACGAGGTCTTCGAAGCCGCCGACGGAGCCGAAGGCCTGCGCATGGCGCTCGAGCTGAGGCCGAATCTTTCGCTGATCGATATCGGCCTGCCGATCGTCGACGGCTACGAGGTCGCGCGCCTGATTCGCGAATCGAACGAATCGGGCCGCCTGGTTGCTCTGACGGGATACGGGCAGCCCGAAGACCGCCAGCGCTCGCTCGCCGCCGGCTTCGACGATCACCTGGTCAAGCCGGTCGCTCCCGCGCGTCTTCTCGCGGTCGTCTCCAAGGCCGGAGACAACAAGAACCGCGCCGCCGGCAGCTGATCAGAAATCGGGGACAGACACCGATATCCGAAAATCGGTGTCTGTCCCCGTTTTTCTGGTTTTCCCCTTTCGATTACGAGTGCAGGCGTTGCGAGCGCGGGTGGCAGACCGCGGCGTAGGCCTCGACCACTTTCTTCGGATCGACGTCGCCGGTCTTTCCTCCGCGCGCTTCTTCGCTCTGGCGCGTGATGTCGGCGAGCGAGAGGATTCCGCACAGCCGCCCTTCGTTGTCGGTGACGGGAAGGCGCCGCACCTGACACTGCTCCATGATCTGTTCGGCAGCCCGGACCGAATCGTCCGGACAGCAGCATTTGACGTCGGCGGTCATCGTATCGCAGATCCGCACGCTGCTCGGCGCGACGTCGCGCGACCAGCATGCGATGGCGATGTCGCGATCGGTGATCGCGCCGACCACCCGGCGATCCGAGTCGACGATCGGGACGATGCCGCAGTCGTTATCCCACATCAGCTTGACCGCTTCGCTGCAGGGATCGTCGGGCCGGCACGCCGCGACGTCGCGGGTCATGATTTCCTCAACTTTCATATCGCCTGTCTCCTTTCCGTCAGGTCCTGGGGTTCCGAGTGCGAGTCGGTGGCCGCGATCGACGGAATCGCCGATCACTGATCGCAGGCTAGGCGCAC
This DNA window, taken from Candidatus Limnocylindrales bacterium, encodes the following:
- a CDS encoding CBS domain-containing protein, which codes for MKVEEIMTRDVAACRPDDPCSEAVKLMWDNDCGIVPIVDSDRRVVGAITDRDIAIACWSRDVAPSSVRICDTMTADVKCCCPDDSVRAAEQIMEQCQVRRLPVTDNEGRLCGILSLADITRQSEEARGGKTGDVDPKKVVEAYAAVCHPRSQRLHS
- a CDS encoding PAS domain S-box protein; this translates as MDERTRHPIESGEVAAARLAAIVDSSDDAIVAKTLEGIITSWNRSAERMFGYTADEAIGQHISLIIPKDRRGEEVQVINRIKNGEKVDHFETVRQAKDGSLLDISLSVSPVLDPTGKIVGVSKVARDITDRRRIERERVQLLEQVQADNKAKDEFLALLGHELRNPLAAIASAGQLLAIARNLEDIARPQIVIARQVAHLARLVDDLLDVARVRAGKITLDRKPVVLSDAVEHALDVLRSGMRPAWHVIEVDCGDVTVDADPVRLEQIILNLLTNAVKYTPAGRRIRVSARAANGQGELRVQDEGVGIAPSSLPRIFGLFVQGEWTVDRAEGGLGIGLTLVRTLTELHGGTVEAFSEGPGRGSLFTVRLPLATQAEQAKTAPPEPGSSRRILIVEDNADAREMLRVLLERQGHEVFEAADGAEGLRMALELRPNLSLIDIGLPIVDGYEVARLIRESNESGRLVALTGYGQPEDRQRSLAAGFDDHLVKPVAPARLLAVVSKAGDNKNRAAGS